From Vallicoccus soli, one genomic window encodes:
- a CDS encoding HAMP domain-containing sensor histidine kinase — translation MSDLRPLDRLGSIKVKLGLLVAASCAATAFATYYGLVVLGWWPRYTLPVAVLLALAVTQLLAHGMTSPLRELTAAARAMARGDHGRRVAATSRDEVGEAARAFNRMAEDLEDVDRRRRELVANVSHELRTPVAALQAVLENVVDGVTPADPAALGAALAQVQRLGLLVDELLDLSRVDAGQVPLRRTEVPLADLVGAAVAEARLAGRDVAYDVRVDPPHATVRADPARLHQVVANLLDNASRHSPAGGTVAVRASVRDGCARLSVLDEGPGIPRQERELVFERFTRGGTSVAHDGGTGLGLAIARWAVDLHGGRIAVADTERGCRIDVEVPGA, via the coding sequence GTGAGTGACCTGCGCCCGCTCGACCGGCTGGGCTCGATCAAGGTCAAGCTGGGCCTGCTCGTGGCGGCCTCGTGCGCCGCGACCGCGTTCGCGACCTACTACGGCCTCGTCGTGCTGGGCTGGTGGCCGCGCTACACGCTCCCCGTCGCGGTGCTGCTCGCGCTCGCGGTGACGCAGCTGCTCGCGCACGGGATGACCTCGCCGCTGCGCGAGCTGACCGCGGCGGCGCGGGCCATGGCCCGCGGCGACCACGGCCGGCGGGTCGCCGCGACGAGCCGCGACGAGGTGGGGGAGGCGGCGCGCGCCTTCAACCGCATGGCCGAGGACCTCGAGGACGTGGACCGCCGTCGCCGCGAGCTCGTGGCCAACGTGAGCCACGAGCTCCGTACGCCCGTCGCGGCGCTGCAGGCGGTGCTCGAGAACGTCGTCGACGGGGTGACCCCCGCCGACCCCGCGGCGCTGGGCGCGGCGCTCGCGCAGGTGCAGCGGCTGGGGCTGCTCGTCGACGAGCTGCTCGACCTGTCCCGCGTCGACGCCGGGCAGGTCCCCCTGCGCCGGACCGAGGTGCCGCTCGCGGACCTGGTCGGGGCGGCGGTGGCGGAGGCCCGCCTGGCCGGGCGCGACGTCGCGTACGACGTGCGGGTCGACCCCCCGCACGCCACCGTGCGGGCCGACCCGGCGCGGCTGCACCAGGTGGTGGCCAACCTGCTGGACAACGCTTCCCGGCACAGTCCGGCCGGCGGCACGGTGGCCGTGCGGGCGTCGGTGCGGGACGGGTGCGCCCGGCTGTCCGTGCTGGACGAGGGACCGGGCATCCCGCGCCAGGAGCGGGAGCTGGTGTTCGAGCGCTTCACGCGCGGCGGAACCTCCGTCGCGCACGACGGCGGCACCGGGCTCGGGCTGGCCATCGCGCGCTGGGCCGTCGACCTGCACGGCGGGCGCATCGCCGTCGCCGACACCGAGCGCGGCTGCCGCATCGACGTCGAGGTGCCGGGCGCGTGA
- a CDS encoding VOC family protein: protein MTVTGPDFIALQVRDVERAAAFYETRLGLRRAPASPPGAVVFATTPVPMAVREPLPGVDLDAATPRPGLGVALWLASDDAQGLHEALVAAGVPVPVPPADGPFGRAFTLTDPDGYAVTVHQAQPPGAPGR from the coding sequence GTGACCGTCACCGGACCCGACTTCATCGCCCTGCAGGTGCGCGACGTGGAGCGCGCGGCGGCGTTCTACGAGACCCGCCTCGGCCTGCGCCGCGCCCCCGCGAGCCCGCCCGGCGCCGTCGTCTTCGCCACGACCCCCGTGCCGATGGCCGTGCGCGAGCCCCTGCCGGGCGTGGACCTCGACGCCGCGACCCCGCGCCCGGGGCTCGGCGTCGCGCTGTGGCTGGCGAGCGACGACGCGCAGGGCCTGCACGAAGCCCTCGTCGCGGCCGGCGTGCCCGTCCCGGTCCCGCCGGCCGACGGTCCCTTCGGGCGGGCGTTCACCCTCACCGACCCCGACGGGTACGCCGTCACGGTCCACCAGGCGCAGCCCCCGGGCGCACCCGGGCGCTGA
- the larB gene encoding nickel pincer cofactor biosynthesis protein LarB, with amino-acid sequence MDREHVRALLAEVAAGGVDVDAALRRLAAPLAGVDDLGYARLDTHRALRTGDPEVVYGEGKSPAQVVEILGRLRAAHPDRPALATRLDAEALAAVAAAHPGALLDAQARCAALGDLPAPRGSVVVVAAGTTDAPVAAEAALVARVSGAGVRRVDDVGVAGLHRLLAVRDELDAADCLVVVAGMEGALPSVVGGLTGVPVVAVPTSVGYGAAFGGLAALLGMLSSCAPGVVVCNIDNGFGAGLFAARVARRAAG; translated from the coding sequence ATGGACCGGGAGCACGTGCGGGCCCTGCTCGCGGAGGTCGCCGCCGGGGGCGTCGACGTCGACGCCGCGCTCCGGCGGCTGGCCGCGCCGCTGGCCGGCGTCGACGACCTCGGCTACGCCCGCCTCGACACGCACCGGGCGCTGCGCACCGGCGACCCCGAGGTCGTGTACGGCGAGGGCAAGTCCCCCGCGCAGGTGGTCGAGATCCTGGGCCGGCTCCGCGCGGCCCACCCGGACCGGCCGGCCCTCGCCACCCGCCTCGACGCCGAAGCCCTGGCTGCCGTCGCCGCCGCGCACCCGGGGGCGCTGCTCGACGCCCAGGCCCGCTGCGCGGCGCTCGGCGACCTGCCCGCGCCGCGGGGCTCGGTCGTCGTGGTGGCCGCGGGCACGACCGACGCGCCGGTCGCCGCGGAGGCCGCCCTCGTCGCGCGGGTGTCCGGCGCCGGGGTGCGCCGGGTCGACGACGTCGGCGTGGCCGGGCTGCACCGGCTGCTCGCCGTCCGCGACGAGCTCGACGCCGCCGACTGCCTCGTCGTCGTGGCCGGCATGGAGGGCGCGCTGCCCAGCGTCGTCGGCGGGCTGACCGGGGTGCCGGTGGTGGCGGTGCCCACCAGCGTCGGGTACGGCGCCGCCTTCGGCGGCCTCGCCGCGCTGCTCGGGATGCTCAGCTCGTGCGCGCCGGGCGTGGTCGTGTGCAACATCGACAACGGCTTCGGCGCCGGCCTCTTCGCCGCGCGCGTCGCCCGGCGGGCGGCCGGGTGA
- a CDS encoding sigma-70 family RNA polymerase sigma factor has product MAVAPQHAGVRPDLEEVFRRDYRRVVAVAARVLGRRDEAEDVAQEVFLSFARSTVPAAGAGGWLCVAAAHTALNLLRSGRRRASREERAAGPAAPPVPDVADTVLEREERRRVRAALARLPRPQAVALVLRHSGLSYAEVAAALDLSPGSVGTTVRRAESRLREEMDDDAPHP; this is encoded by the coding sequence GTGGCGGTGGCACCGCAGCACGCCGGCGTGCGCCCCGACCTCGAGGAGGTCTTCCGGCGCGACTACCGCCGGGTCGTCGCGGTCGCCGCCCGCGTGCTCGGCCGGCGCGACGAGGCCGAGGACGTGGCGCAGGAGGTCTTCCTCTCCTTCGCCCGCTCCACGGTCCCGGCGGCGGGGGCCGGCGGCTGGCTCTGCGTGGCCGCCGCCCACACCGCGCTGAACCTGCTCCGCTCGGGCCGCCGCCGCGCGAGCCGCGAGGAGCGCGCGGCCGGGCCGGCGGCGCCGCCCGTGCCGGACGTCGCCGACACGGTGCTGGAGCGCGAGGAGCGCCGCCGCGTCCGCGCGGCGCTGGCCCGGCTGCCCCGCCCGCAGGCCGTCGCCCTGGTGCTCCGGCACAGCGGCCTCAGCTACGCCGAGGTGGCGGCGGCCCTGGACCTGTCCCCCGGCAGCGTCGGCACCACGGTGCGGCGCGCCGAGTCACGACTGCGCGAGGAGATGGACGACGATGCACCACACCCCTGA
- a CDS encoding metallophosphoesterase family protein, with protein sequence MDRRSALKAGAGALALAGVGQAAAPGAAAPAAAAAPDPRLRFGRDGRFRIVQFNDTQDDQRTDRRTLELMGRVLDQEQPDLVVLVGDNITGGPTDRREVQQALNNVVQQMEQRRIPWAATFGNHDEDSLEQAGVDEAEMLRFFRRYRWNVNPKGASGVTGTGNGVVLVQGSRGGRPAAAVWLVDSGRYAPEQIAGQDFEGYPTWDWIRADQVRWYLEQSQALERRHGGPVPGVLYCHIPLWEHRHMWFASPDSRTGADHARAVAKHGIVGERNEDECPGPFNSGMYAALQHRGDVRAVLCGHDHVNTYVGDYYGILLGYGPGTGFGTYGLGGEERNRLRGARVLDLDERLDGLVAGTRNVFAADLGIDLAADDQSADPLPLPRGW encoded by the coding sequence GTGGACCGCAGGAGCGCGCTGAAGGCGGGGGCCGGTGCCCTCGCGCTGGCGGGGGTCGGGCAGGCGGCGGCGCCGGGCGCCGCCGCCCCGGCAGCGGCCGCCGCGCCGGACCCGCGGCTGCGCTTCGGCCGCGACGGGCGCTTCCGGATCGTCCAGTTCAACGACACCCAGGACGACCAGCGCACGGACCGGCGCACCCTCGAGCTCATGGGCCGGGTGCTCGACCAGGAGCAGCCCGACCTCGTCGTCCTCGTGGGCGACAACATCACCGGCGGGCCGACGGACCGCCGCGAGGTGCAGCAGGCGCTCAACAACGTCGTGCAGCAGATGGAGCAGCGCCGCATCCCGTGGGCCGCGACCTTCGGCAACCACGACGAGGACTCGCTGGAGCAGGCGGGCGTCGACGAGGCCGAGATGCTGCGCTTCTTCCGCCGCTACCGCTGGAACGTCAACCCGAAGGGCGCGAGCGGCGTCACGGGCACCGGCAACGGCGTCGTCCTCGTGCAGGGCTCGCGCGGCGGGCGCCCCGCCGCCGCCGTGTGGCTCGTGGACAGCGGGCGCTACGCCCCGGAGCAGATCGCCGGCCAGGACTTCGAGGGCTACCCGACGTGGGACTGGATCCGGGCGGACCAGGTGCGCTGGTACCTCGAGCAGTCGCAGGCCCTGGAGCGCCGCCACGGCGGCCCCGTGCCCGGCGTCCTCTACTGCCACATCCCGCTGTGGGAGCACCGGCACATGTGGTTCGCCAGCCCGGACAGCCGCACCGGGGCGGACCACGCGCGCGCGGTCGCCAAGCACGGCATCGTCGGCGAGCGCAACGAGGACGAGTGCCCCGGGCCCTTCAACTCCGGCATGTACGCCGCCCTGCAGCACCGCGGCGACGTCAGGGCGGTCCTCTGCGGCCACGACCACGTCAACACGTACGTCGGCGACTACTACGGCATCCTCCTCGGCTACGGCCCCGGCACCGGGTTCGGGACGTACGGCCTCGGCGGCGAGGAGCGCAACCGGCTGCGCGGGGCGCGGGTGCTCGACCTCGACGAGCGCCTCGACGGGCTCGTCGCGGGTACGCGGAACGTGTTCGCCGCCGACCTCGGCATCGACCTCGCCGCCGACGACCAGAGCGCCGACCCGCTGCCGCTGCCCCGGGGCTGGTGA
- a CDS encoding alpha/beta fold hydrolase yields MSEQTGSTTATAPETGYAPVGDLRVYYELHGSGGTPLLLLHGGLFDIDLQFGALLPGLSGGRRVVAVDLQGHGRTGDVDRPLTSAGLASDVVGVLEHLGIGQVDLFGFSVGGAVALRLAIEQPQLVRRLVVSSVSYHPDGDRPENAEAVGAMTVDMIAGTPMEQEYRRKAPDPGRLQDLLDKLGAFDEGFPGWSDEDVRGIAAPTLITVGDCDMVTLEHAVRFLRLRGGDVNGDFVGVPASQLAVFPGTTHFTGLGRTAMVLDAVTAFLDAPDAATGA; encoded by the coding sequence ATGAGCGAGCAGACCGGCAGCACGACGGCCACGGCCCCGGAGACCGGCTACGCGCCGGTCGGCGACCTGCGGGTCTACTACGAGCTCCACGGCTCCGGCGGCACGCCGCTGCTCCTCCTGCACGGCGGGCTGTTCGACATCGACCTGCAGTTCGGCGCGCTGCTGCCCGGGCTCTCCGGGGGCCGCCGCGTGGTGGCCGTCGACCTGCAGGGGCACGGGCGCACCGGCGACGTCGACCGGCCCCTCACCAGCGCCGGCCTGGCGTCCGACGTCGTCGGGGTGCTCGAGCACCTCGGCATCGGGCAGGTCGACCTCTTCGGGTTCAGCGTCGGGGGCGCGGTCGCGCTGCGCCTGGCGATCGAGCAGCCGCAGCTCGTCCGCCGGCTCGTCGTGTCGTCGGTCTCGTACCACCCGGACGGGGACCGCCCCGAGAACGCCGAGGCGGTCGGCGCCATGACCGTCGACATGATCGCCGGCACGCCGATGGAGCAGGAGTACCGGCGCAAGGCGCCGGACCCCGGGCGCCTGCAGGACCTGCTGGACAAGCTCGGGGCGTTCGACGAGGGCTTCCCCGGGTGGTCCGACGAGGACGTTCGGGGCATCGCGGCCCCCACGCTCATCACCGTGGGCGACTGCGACATGGTCACCCTGGAGCACGCGGTCCGCTTCCTGCGCCTGCGCGGCGGGGACGTCAACGGCGACTTCGTGGGGGTCCCCGCCTCGCAGCTGGCCGTCTTCCCGGGGACGACCCACTTCACGGGCCTCGGCCGCACCGCGATGGTGCTCGACGCCGTGACGGCCTTCCTCGACGCGCCCGACGCCGCGACCGGCGCCTAG
- a CDS encoding ABC transporter permease has product MSTTRTVLTVAALTLREATRRRVLLALAVLTVALLALSGWGFSRLGAEVDAGGLTSGQTRLVASQLLNLVMFGLSLVAALGTAFLAGPTVSGETESGVALAVLARPVRRGAVLLGKQLGLVAFGTGFVVLAGLAQCLVVRATVDYWPPEPAEALLLLAGQTTVLLTLGVLLSTVVSPMASGVVAVGLFGAAWVAGVVGGIGQALGNEGVERVGTVSRMLLPTDGLWRGAMHALQDPTALAQFGPALDGFPFLSQAPLTTAYLLWAAAWVAMVWGLAALSFQRRDL; this is encoded by the coding sequence GTGAGCACGACGCGCACCGTCCTCACCGTCGCCGCCCTCACCCTGCGCGAGGCCACCCGGCGCCGCGTCCTGCTGGCGCTCGCCGTGCTCACCGTGGCGCTGCTGGCGCTGAGCGGGTGGGGCTTCTCCCGGCTCGGCGCGGAGGTCGACGCCGGCGGCCTGACCAGCGGCCAGACCCGCCTCGTGGCCTCGCAGCTGCTCAACCTCGTCATGTTCGGCCTCAGCCTCGTCGCCGCGCTGGGCACCGCTTTCCTGGCCGGTCCCACGGTCTCCGGGGAGACGGAGTCGGGCGTCGCGCTGGCGGTGCTGGCCCGGCCGGTGCGGCGGGGCGCCGTGCTCCTCGGCAAGCAGCTCGGCCTGGTCGCCTTCGGCACCGGCTTCGTCGTGCTGGCCGGGCTCGCCCAGTGCCTGGTCGTGCGGGCCACGGTGGACTACTGGCCGCCCGAGCCCGCGGAGGCCCTGCTGCTGCTGGCGGGGCAGACGACGGTGCTGCTGACGCTGGGCGTGCTGCTGTCGACCGTCGTGTCCCCCATGGCCTCGGGCGTCGTGGCCGTCGGCCTCTTCGGCGCGGCCTGGGTCGCCGGCGTGGTCGGTGGCATCGGGCAGGCGCTCGGCAACGAGGGGGTCGAGCGGGTCGGCACGGTCTCGCGGATGCTCCTGCCGACCGACGGGCTGTGGCGCGGCGCCATGCACGCCCTGCAGGACCCCACCGCCCTGGCGCAGTTCGGGCCCGCCCTCGACGGGTTCCCGTTCCTGAGCCAGGCGCCGCTGACGACCGCGTACCTGCTGTGGGCCGCTGCCTGGGTGGCGATGGTGTGGGGGCTCGCGGCGCTGTCGTTCCAGCGCAGGGACCTGTGA
- a CDS encoding TetR/AcrR family transcriptional regulator — protein MDDARTRLIESTRELLWERGYTGTSPRAIQERAGVGQGSMYHHFAGKADLARAAIRSTAQEMVPRSRAHLEGPGTPLERLRAYLRAERDALRGCRVGRLVQDAEVVADASLREPIDEVFSGTLQRLAAVLREGQAAGEVRADVDAGQVAAALLSVLQGAYVLARAHQDPARFTAAVEGVLALVAAPR, from the coding sequence GTGGACGACGCGAGGACGCGGCTCATCGAGAGCACCCGGGAGCTCCTGTGGGAGCGCGGCTACACCGGCACCAGCCCCAGGGCGATCCAGGAGCGGGCGGGGGTGGGCCAGGGCAGCATGTACCACCACTTCGCCGGCAAGGCCGACCTCGCGCGGGCCGCCATCCGCAGCACGGCGCAGGAGATGGTGCCGCGCTCGCGGGCGCACCTCGAGGGCCCGGGGACGCCGCTGGAGCGGCTGCGGGCGTACCTGCGGGCCGAGCGCGACGCGCTCCGCGGCTGCCGCGTCGGCCGGCTCGTGCAGGACGCCGAGGTCGTCGCCGACGCGTCCCTGCGCGAGCCCATCGACGAGGTGTTCTCGGGGACGCTGCAGCGGCTCGCCGCGGTGCTGCGCGAGGGCCAGGCGGCCGGCGAGGTGCGCGCCGACGTCGACGCCGGGCAGGTCGCGGCGGCGCTGCTCTCGGTGCTGCAGGGCGCCTACGTCCTGGCGCGCGCGCACCAGGACCCGGCGCGGTTCACGGCCGCGGTGGAGGGGGTCCTCGCGCTCGTCGCCGCCCCCCGCTGA
- the pheA gene encoding prephenate dehydratase, producing the protein MPGTPTARYAYFGPEGTFTEQALRTLPAAGRAVLEPLPTITAALDAVRAGDADAAMVPIENSVEGAVSTTLDALATGDPLMVLREVLLPVRFVLCARSGTALADVRTVASHPHALAQCRGWMSATLPQADVVPAASTAAAAQAVAQDAAFDAAISSPLAADRYALEVLADGIGDVRDAVTRFVLVGRPGGAPLPTGHDRTTVVAYIADDHPGALLEVLTEFAVRGVNLTRIESRPTGERLGRYCFSIDAEGHVDDARVGEALMGLRRVCADVRFLGSYPRADAARPGTAPDDAGFRDAQAWLARVREGRTT; encoded by the coding sequence GTGCCTGGGACCCCGACCGCCCGCTACGCCTACTTCGGCCCGGAGGGCACGTTCACCGAGCAGGCGCTCCGCACGCTGCCCGCGGCGGGCCGCGCGGTCCTCGAGCCGCTGCCGACCATCACCGCAGCGCTCGACGCGGTGCGCGCGGGCGACGCCGACGCGGCGATGGTGCCCATCGAGAACAGCGTCGAGGGGGCGGTGTCGACGACCCTCGACGCGCTCGCCACGGGCGACCCGCTCATGGTCCTGCGCGAGGTGCTCCTGCCGGTGCGGTTCGTGCTGTGCGCCCGGAGCGGGACAGCGCTTGCCGACGTCCGTACGGTGGCGAGCCACCCGCACGCGCTGGCCCAGTGCCGGGGGTGGATGTCGGCGACGCTGCCGCAGGCCGACGTCGTGCCGGCGGCCTCGACGGCGGCAGCGGCGCAGGCCGTCGCGCAGGACGCGGCCTTCGACGCCGCGATCTCCTCGCCGCTGGCGGCCGACCGGTACGCCCTCGAGGTGCTGGCCGACGGCATCGGCGACGTGCGCGACGCGGTGACCCGCTTCGTGCTCGTCGGCCGCCCGGGCGGCGCGCCCCTCCCCACGGGGCACGACCGCACCACCGTCGTCGCGTACATCGCCGACGACCACCCCGGCGCGCTCCTCGAGGTCCTCACGGAGTTCGCCGTGCGCGGGGTGAACCTCACCCGGATCGAGTCGCGCCCGACGGGGGAGCGGCTCGGCCGCTACTGCTTCTCCATCGACGCGGAGGGCCACGTGGACGACGCCCGGGTCGGCGAGGCGCTCATGGGCCTGCGCCGCGTCTGCGCGGACGTGCGCTTCCTCGGGTCGTACCCGCGGGCCGACGCCGCGCGCCCGGGCACCGCGCCGGACGACGCCGGGTTCCGCGACGCGCAGGCGTGGCTGGCGCGGGTGCGGGAGGGACGCACCACCTAG
- a CDS encoding response regulator transcription factor: MPQPPLVLLVEDEPTLASAVAARLSAEGLAVRVVHDGPAALEAAAAAPPDLVVLDLMLPGLDGLEVCRRLQARRPVPVLMLTARGEEADRVIGLGVGADDYLTKPFGMRELVARVRALLRRVERARELASAGPADAAPEPLALGPLRVDRAARRVSLQGRDVHLTPTEFDLLVCLGERPGRVLTREHLLARVWDWPDASGTRAVDSHVKTLRRKLGAGVIRTVHGVGYALEVPGE; encoded by the coding sequence GTGCCCCAGCCACCCCTGGTCCTGCTCGTCGAGGACGAGCCGACCCTCGCCTCCGCCGTGGCCGCCCGGCTCTCCGCCGAGGGCCTCGCGGTGCGGGTCGTGCACGACGGCCCCGCGGCGCTCGAGGCCGCCGCGGCCGCGCCGCCGGACCTCGTCGTGCTCGACCTCATGCTGCCCGGGCTCGACGGGCTCGAGGTGTGCCGGCGGCTGCAGGCCCGGCGCCCGGTCCCGGTGCTCATGCTCACGGCGCGCGGCGAGGAGGCCGACCGGGTCATCGGCCTCGGGGTCGGCGCCGACGACTACCTCACCAAGCCCTTCGGGATGCGCGAGCTCGTCGCCCGGGTCCGCGCGCTGCTGCGCCGGGTCGAGCGGGCGCGCGAGCTGGCCTCCGCCGGCCCGGCCGACGCGGCCCCGGAGCCGCTGGCGCTGGGTCCCCTGCGCGTGGACCGGGCCGCCCGGCGGGTGTCCCTCCAGGGGCGGGACGTGCACCTCACGCCGACCGAGTTCGACCTGCTCGTCTGCCTCGGCGAGCGGCCCGGCCGGGTGCTGACCCGGGAGCACCTGCTGGCCCGCGTGTGGGACTGGCCCGACGCCTCCGGCACGCGGGCGGTGGACAGCCACGTCAAGACGCTGCGCCGCAAGCTCGGCGCGGGCGTCATCCGCACGGTGCACGGCGTGGGGTACGCCCTGGAGGTGCCCGGTGAGTGA
- the gap gene encoding type I glyceraldehyde-3-phosphate dehydrogenase yields the protein MRVAINGFGRIGRSFLRASLRRDAPFEVVAVNDLAPPATLAHLLTYDTAAGVLDVPVAVADGALAVGGRELRVLSTRDPGALPWRELAVDVVVESTGAFTDASRARAHLDAGARKVLVSAPARGEDLTVAYGINSAQYDPARHHVVSAASCTTGSLAPLAKVLHDLAGIDSGLMTTVHAYTQDQNLQDGPHGDLRRARAAAHNIVPTTSGAATAIGRVLPALDGRLSGFALRVPVLVGSITDLTVTTSRQTTAEEVTAAFRTASEGELRGVLAYSEAPIVSSDIVGSPASAVFDAPLTAVSGRTVKVLGWYDNEWGFSNRLVDVVELMGQHL from the coding sequence GTGCGCGTCGCCATCAACGGGTTCGGCCGGATCGGGCGCAGCTTCCTGCGCGCGAGCCTGCGCCGGGACGCCCCCTTCGAGGTCGTGGCCGTCAACGACCTGGCCCCGCCCGCGACCCTGGCCCACCTCCTGACGTACGACACCGCCGCCGGCGTGCTCGACGTCCCCGTCGCCGTCGCGGACGGCGCGCTGGCGGTCGGCGGGCGGGAGCTCCGGGTGCTCTCGACCCGCGACCCGGGGGCACTGCCCTGGCGCGAGCTCGCGGTCGACGTCGTGGTGGAGTCGACCGGCGCGTTCACCGACGCCTCCCGCGCGCGGGCCCACCTCGACGCGGGTGCGCGCAAGGTGCTCGTCTCGGCCCCGGCCCGGGGCGAGGACCTCACGGTCGCGTACGGCATCAACTCCGCGCAGTACGACCCGGCGCGGCACCACGTCGTCTCCGCGGCGTCGTGCACGACGGGCTCCCTCGCCCCGCTGGCGAAGGTGCTGCACGACCTCGCGGGCATCGACAGCGGCCTCATGACGACCGTCCACGCCTACACGCAGGACCAGAACCTGCAGGACGGCCCGCACGGCGACCTGCGGCGCGCACGTGCCGCGGCGCACAACATCGTCCCCACCACCAGCGGCGCCGCCACGGCGATCGGGCGGGTCCTGCCGGCGCTCGACGGCAGGCTGAGCGGCTTCGCGCTGCGCGTCCCGGTGCTCGTCGGCTCCATCACCGACCTCACGGTGACGACGTCCCGCCAGACCACGGCGGAGGAGGTCACCGCGGCCTTCCGGACCGCCTCCGAGGGCGAGCTGCGGGGGGTCCTGGCCTACAGCGAGGCGCCGATCGTCTCCAGCGACATCGTGGGCAGCCCGGCCTCGGCCGTCTTCGACGCGCCCCTGACCGCCGTCAGCGGGCGGACCGTCAAGGTCCTGGGCTGGTACGACAACGAGTGGGGCTTCTCGAACCGGCTCGTCGACGTCGTCGAGCTCATGGGGCAGCACCTCTGA
- a CDS encoding ABC transporter ATP-binding protein, producing the protein MATDPALREGAARLVADLPPAPAVWCSGLRKRYGRRTAVADVSFTVGRGEVVGLLGPNGAGKTSVIKMLLGLVHPDGGEALLLGRPTAEPAARARVGYLPELFRYQPWLTPAEVLALHVRLAGLAVPEAEQRERLATVGLAGRAHDRLGGFSKGMQQRLGLAVALVARPELVVLDEPTSALDPLGRADVRDVVLALRAQGVAVLLNSHLIGEVERVCDRVVILDRGRVAAAGTLAELLGQRELRLHLTDVPAAAAARLAAAGPVEREGDWYVLALPADHDEGAVPDLVRDLAALGARVHAVEPARITLEERLLGILRAGQSADHGSPS; encoded by the coding sequence GTGGCCACCGACCCCGCCCTGCGCGAGGGCGCCGCGCGCCTCGTCGCCGACCTGCCCCCCGCCCCGGCCGTCTGGTGCTCGGGCCTGCGCAAGCGGTACGGGCGCCGCACCGCCGTCGCCGACGTCTCGTTCACCGTCGGCCGCGGCGAGGTGGTCGGGCTGCTCGGGCCGAACGGCGCCGGCAAGACGTCCGTCATCAAGATGCTGCTCGGCCTCGTGCACCCCGACGGCGGCGAGGCGCTGCTGCTGGGCCGGCCCACCGCCGAGCCGGCGGCGAGGGCCCGCGTGGGCTACCTGCCCGAGCTCTTCCGCTACCAGCCCTGGCTCACCCCGGCCGAGGTCCTCGCGCTGCACGTGCGCCTCGCCGGGCTGGCGGTGCCCGAGGCCGAGCAGCGCGAGCGGCTGGCGACCGTCGGCCTGGCCGGGCGCGCGCACGACCGCCTGGGCGGCTTCTCGAAGGGGATGCAGCAGCGCCTCGGCCTGGCGGTCGCGCTCGTCGCGCGGCCCGAGCTCGTCGTGCTCGACGAGCCGACGAGCGCCCTGGACCCGCTCGGGCGCGCCGACGTGCGCGACGTCGTGCTGGCGCTGCGCGCGCAGGGGGTGGCCGTGCTGCTCAACTCGCACCTCATCGGCGAGGTGGAGCGGGTCTGCGACCGGGTCGTCATCCTCGACCGCGGCCGGGTCGCCGCGGCGGGCACGCTCGCCGAGCTCCTCGGCCAGCGCGAGCTGCGCCTGCACCTCACCGACGTCCCGGCGGCGGCCGCGGCCCGGCTGGCCGCCGCCGGCCCCGTGGAGCGGGAGGGCGACTGGTACGTCCTCGCCCTCCCCGCCGACCACGACGAGGGGGCCGTGCCCGACCTCGTACGGGACCTCGCCGCCCTCGGCGCGCGGGTCCACGCCGTCGAGCCGGCGCGGATCACCCTCGAGGAGCGCCTGCTGGGCATCCTCCGGGCCGGGCAGTCCGCCGACCACGGGAGCCCCTCGTGA
- a CDS encoding MarR family winged helix-turn-helix transcriptional regulator, whose amino-acid sequence MGQAETVGPVDASVGYALKQAAVALRSGMDAVLRPLELSVPQYSCLEVLAQRPGLSNAELARATFVTRQAMNGVLRGLQERGLVTRPAAAPHGRALPTRLTPRGEELLLAASTAVRSVERRMLAPLDGDRQRRLRDDLAACAAALAGAPGPMSAGTDRGLPGVPTPGDEEQR is encoded by the coding sequence ATGGGTCAAGCGGAGACGGTCGGGCCGGTCGACGCGTCGGTGGGGTACGCCCTCAAGCAGGCCGCCGTCGCGCTGCGCTCGGGGATGGACGCGGTGCTGCGCCCGCTCGAGCTCAGCGTGCCCCAGTACTCGTGCCTCGAGGTGCTCGCGCAGCGGCCCGGGCTGTCCAACGCCGAGCTCGCGCGCGCCACCTTCGTCACCCGGCAGGCAATGAACGGCGTGCTGCGGGGGCTGCAGGAGCGCGGCCTCGTCACGCGCCCCGCGGCGGCGCCGCACGGGCGCGCCCTGCCCACCCGGCTCACGCCGCGCGGCGAGGAGCTGCTCCTCGCGGCGAGCACCGCGGTGCGCTCGGTCGAGCGGCGCATGCTCGCCCCGCTCGACGGGGACCGGCAGCGCCGCCTCCGCGACGACCTCGCGGCCTGCGCCGCCGCGCTGGCGGGAGCACCCGGACCGATGAGCGCGGGCACCGACCGCGGTCTGCCGGGGGTACCGACCCCTGGCGACGAGGAGCAGCGATGA